The DNA region GCAAAATGATATTGCTGGTCGCGCTCGCATTGCTTCTTGGTGGCTTCCTTGCTGTTCTTCTTTTCAAACCAAAATCTGGTACTTTCTGCTCTTCTGATTTTGTTATGTAATGTGATTTGTGCTGTGATTTTAGCTTCTGGGGAAGCTTTTTTGTGTGATAATGTGattttttctttccattgtTCTCAGGGAATAAGGGGAAAACTCAGACCACCTTTAACAATACTAAGGTGAATATTCATTGAACAgcttttaactttgagtttgaCTTCTGCTATTTCATAGATGATGATAGTACTGTGCAGTTAGCTAGAGTGGTTTCTATTTGTGCCCTTTTTTTCATTCTGTTAAAGTACATTTTGGATCTTGGTCAAACCAGCAAAGTAGTTATTGTATTGTTGATGTTTCAATTCTTCAAGCAATTAGTCAGCTAAGTCTCCTAAGGTTTAGTGTCGAATAATGTTGCTTTCACACATCTTTTtgggtggaaagaggtggaaggaggagagatatatgaagaaaagaaaaagtatgagatgtgataaatgataagaggagagagatagaaataaaaaatggtTGAAAATGAGGTGtataaaaatgaggtgtggacGTATCATTGTTGGTGTGGTGTCATCTGAGTGTGTTGCTCATAAGAAGGAAAATTTATGTTAGTCACAGAGAATTGTTAGTAGCATCTTATCTTTAACAGTCTCTTTTTTACTAATACATAGTGGGCTCAGGTTATTTAGTGGCCGTTTACTTCAAAATAGTAGTCTGTCTCCATGTTGAACACTATTCATGTCTGTACTTTGAATACTTGTTGTATTTTGTAGTTTCttacttctattttttttaacttgtatGCTAGATGATAATATCGCAATGATCCATTTTATCATTTCTACAGTGATTCATACTAGCTCGTAAAATGTTATTTCTCACTTTTGGTTTAGGATTTGTGtttttgtattaattttttactaaatttatAGTGTTACAGACTTACAGCTTTGTTGAGtctgtaattttttaatttgtcaTGTCTGTATTGTATCGTATTGTATCCATGTATTGTATTATACGTGTTTTGTACACGTGATATTTCAACCCAATAATAGAGATTGTATGCTGCTAGCATTCTTCCTCAATGATATGGCTTGATCTTTTTTGAACACTTCTTCTATATTGAGTGGAGCACAGTGTAAAGCAAAAACATGACATTTAGGAATTAGGAGGCCTTTAAATCAGCTTTATCATAGTGTGAATGTATGAGTAAGGATCAGAGTTCTACCATTTTGAAATTCTAGTTTGCCATGAAGGAGGAATGAACGTTGGGGTGATTATCTTTAGAATCTCACTTATTGAATGGAAGTACCATGTTTTTTCAACTACACTTGCTTAATGAAAGATAGAATCTACTTAGCATTTAGAAGACAAAATATCACTCCTACTTATTATGAGCCTGATGTTAGTCTGGTAAGATGGAGATACACTTACTTTAAGCTTCATTTCGGACAGGGGTACTTGTGAAATAGTTTGATTTGACTGAAAGTAAATGTTTGAGTGGGGCTTAAGATTACTTGTGAACAAAATATGCTGACCGGTTCTTTTTCTTGAATGTAATTTTACGTAGTGAAGGATGTTTATGCATAATTTTGTCTTTAATTTAGTAGTTGTGTGATAATTTTTTATCCAGTCGGTATCATGTTGTGTATGCTCACTGTATTTTTCCCGCAGGCATCAAAATCCTACAGTAAAACTGATGTTTCACTGCATAACAAAAGGACAGATTGCTGGATAATCATCAAGAACAAGGTATGATCTATTGCTGTATGTTATATTATGCACGTTATGAATGTGCTACTCCTTTGGTTTAAAACCAAATATTTCCTCATATCAAATCTTTTGTTCTCCATTCAATCTTATTTAGGCTACATTTTTTTGCTGATGCTATGATTTTGCATGACACTACTGTAACTGATCTATTTGTTACATTTCTTGGGGTTTCATCTAACTGTAGGTATATGATGTTACCTCATATGTAGAGGAACATCCAGGTGGTGATGCCATTCTAGCACATGCTGGAGATGATTCAACTGAAGGATTTTTTGGGTATGCATCTGTTCCCTTTCAGTTTTCACGCATGACTTGTCTGTAATGAAGATGCTTTCTTGATTTTCCATTTTTTGGAATGTATTTGTTTTGTTGTCAAAATTTTGTCTCGTTTTTcccaataaaatattttttgctTTCTTATAGGTGTGTACCTGGTCTAAGCATGCCCCTCATTGTTCTTATGACTTATCGGTTAACTGCTTAGGGTGTGCATATATAAACTTTTTTAAAAACGTAAAAATACGTCACACTAATCCATCTCCTGAGATCCTTTCATGATTTCATTTTGAAAATAGTGTTTTTTCCGTTGTTTTGCTTTGGGAATATGTGAAAACGGAAACATgatggatttccaaacatgctcgTAGACTTGATCAACGAAGATTTGAGTAGAAATTCCGTGATTATTTTCCCATGAACTGCTGATGTTGCCCTCCTCTCTAGAGATGGGTAAGAGTTTGTGGGAGCCTGGATGGAAAAGCGAGAAGCCTGAAGTTTCTAGCTTGTCACAAATGTTTTTGGTTAAACTGGAAGAATGAGATTCCTAAGTTTGCTAGACCAGTTATCCCAATAGCTTAAGCCCTTAGGTACAAGTACATGGGTAGTTTTATATCCAATGTTGTGTATATAATTAATAACTTTAGCTTCTAAGTTCATCATGTTGTCTTATTATTTCAAAACATTACTATGATCTTCATCAAATTAGCCATGCATAAGATATTGGCTTTCACCGTTTGAGCAGAGTACCTCCTTACATGAGATATTAAATTCAAAagtaatttgttccttgtcatcCAAAACAAGTACTTTACATGTTCACCTTTCACATGCTCTCCCAGCCAAGCTCGTAAAAGGCTTCTGACAGCCCAATATCTTGCTATCAGTTGAATTTTCTATTCCAGCTAAGGTTCCTAGCATATTGTGCAATATGCTACATATATAATAGAGGACTTTTATTGAGTCGTTCTTCCAACATATCATATGTCAGTTTAAAAACTAGGCAATTGTGCCGTTTAATCCAAGCTTAATCCCCTGCTTGATAATTTGTCTATTTGTATTAGTTCTCTGTCCTTGTTTTGGCAGTAAAGTCCATAAACTTTATTATCTTTGTCTCCTCGACCGCTTGTGTCACCTTTTACCTGTTCATTGCAGGCCACAGCATGCAACTCGAGTCTTTgacatgattgatgacttctaCATTGGGGACTTGGAGCAATAGCTAAGAGAGTGTTTGGATAACGACCTAACTGGTGTTTTCACTGTCTCGGAAAGTCAAGTTTAACGTTCTAAAACGTGGATGCAGCCTCCAAGCTCCGTTTACGTTCTGTTTAACGAAATTCAAAAAACTCTAGCCAAGTCAGTGGTTTCTGGTTGGTTTGTAATGTTCAAGAGATATGTGATTTGAGAAGTACAATATTCAATTGGTTGTTGCCCCACACTTTTTGCACTCCTATTCTGATCATTTATCTTCATTAGACAGTAATTCAGGCGTCACTGTTTGAAATCAGACCATAACCCATTGCATGACTTTTGATAAAATGTGTCAGATGTGATAAACTGGATATGAAATGATATCCATGAAATAAGTTATTCTCTCATGTAGGCATTCCCAGAAAGGGTAAAACTCCTTTCATATTCCAACTACCACCACCCTTGTCTCTACCTATCACATCCTAAGAAAACAGAACCAAGTCTTGTTTTTTGTCAATAAATAGAATAGTACAAAAATAAATGTGAATCACTGGCTGGATATACATTTTAGGGATTCCTGATTGTTGAACATTCAATGCAGAACTGAACTGTTATAATTACAAAATTAGCTCCAACTGGGAAGGGCTTGGGCTAGAAATCATATGCATTGAATTTGTAGTAAAATGAAATATGGAATATGGAATCTACCATACTGATCAACCAATCAATCATGAATCACCAAACAATAAGACCAACTGATCTACCAACACCATTACTTCCCCATCTTGTCTCAGAGACACGATGTaaaccaaagagcacttattggaaCTTATGTAGTGTATCTTATAGTAGATAAGCTCCGGTGAACTCGTATCCACACGAGCTCTTCGTGTgatgaataaagtcgcttccgAGTTACTCAGATTTCTTGGGTTGACGCCGTACAAAACTTCTGGATAAAGAACGGATGATTGAGCCTTTGGTATTCAATCCTTTCATTCCATATAAATGTTTTCCACTCAAGTCTGTGTAAACTGGCTCCACATCCTCTCTTCTTGGAGTTCTTTCTATCTGaacaatatataaaataaatggaAAAAAGTTGTTTATTAAAAAGAATTGCTATAACACATGGTCCCAACCTTCCTCCTCTCATGTGCTACACTGAATGCATATTTGTAAGTGTAGTGGCACTTGGAAGAGAAGGTTTGAgaacttctaagttctaacttcAATCTGCTTGAACTGTTACAGCTAGAAATAATACTTCTTGAAGTTGACATAAAATCTTGACCAACTTACCTTGCTGACTTTTCCTTCTTTCAAATAGTATCGAATACCAGACCAATTGATGGATTGAGAGAAATGAGAACGAATTGCAGATAAAGGGTATAGAAAGTTATCCACCAACATAGCAATGAATACCTGCtcaaaagaaatagaaaaaaatattaccttacctgctTAGAGAAGCAATTTGTTTTGGATAATAAACTTGGAGATTTACTTACAAGAAACCAGTTGTAGGTAGCAAGAGAAAGTGGGGTTGCCTCTGGGGACAGGATATTGCAAAGTAGAACTTCTATCCTTGTCAAGTTCCACATTGAAAAAAGCTCGACAAGAGTGCATGTGGCAAGGAAGTACACTAGTGATAACCCTGAGAGAAGAAAAACTGTGAATCCTAATGGAAAGTTCATCTCAAAAATGCATttcttccatttttcttttctttttccacaAACTTTGCCTAGTCATCATGAATGCTTAAATCTCAGTAATTGAAATCCAATTTATAATAATGGGGAAGAATAGAGGTACCTCTTAGATTATGTTAGgctataatataaaatcattcatacaTTTTCACCCTACAGCTTTAGCTTTTGGAATAGTTGGCCCatcatgacatggtatcagagtctatatGACTAAGTGTTCTAGAGTTCGATCCCAATTAACTTAAGCCTTTGGGACAGTTGGTTCAGGACATATTACTTGAACAAAATTAACCACAAGGCCACAACACAAGATCAGATCAAACTACCATAGTCCATACTCCATACCTTATTTCTCTTTCTTACACATGAACCAATACTAACATAATAAACTTATTATTAACTGCATATAAAGCCTGTTTGCCTCATCATGAATTTCCTAACACTTCAAATAATTGAACAGATCCCTTATTCATTACCATAGTCCTTACACATGAACCAATACTAACAACCTACCTAAAAAGGAAAAGTATTCTCACCACCAGAAGTGTAGGTCATGTCTTCAAGGGAATACCCCTTAAGGTGAAATCTTAGTGTCGCCGCGACTTGAATCATTGCCATGAAGTATGGTGCCACAAACCCCCATGACAAATAACAGTGGACAGCAAACAATGCACGGTTCATTACTTGGTTTACTTTGGTTGTGTATGACTCCAAAACAAAAGTTTGTTTCCTCAAATAATTCCAGTATCTGCAtaagtaaaataattaatagaGAATGTAGGTTGAAACTGATAGAAAccagtcaagaagaagataggAAACTGATAATATTGAACTTCCAGGTTATTTGAGAGAACCTGGTCTCTCCCATCTTCCATTACAATGATCCCAAAGGTTATTTATAACATTTCCTCACTCACCCTCTGTTGCAAACCCAAGAACCAGGCCCAGGTTTGGCAACGTCTACAATAGGAGGCCCAAGATGATGCCAGCAGAATCACCTAATGATCACTCTTCTAGAATGTAGTATTCCTAAATAACCTCCTGGTGAGGTGGCATCAATCAAGAGGGGAAGGGGGGGACCATTGTACCAGCTGAGAGAATATAAGTTAGTTATGGAGAGAGTATTGTTTTAGGCTGGAATTGGCTAGGACTAGGAGAGAAGGAGCACTCTCGAATTTGCTCATCTTTGTCTTTTCATTTCCTCTGTTATTTGCAAATTCCCTAAACACTGCTTCTGGAATTTCTCCAGAGGATTCAGTGCTATCTAATACATTTGCATTCTCAGTTCAGTGTTattttctggtacctaacattggtatcagagctcccgatccAGAGGGAGCTTTGTATGGTGCTTACCCGCAGCGCCATGGAATCTCGAGTTGACAGTCTTGAACGCACCATCACTGAGATGAAGGAGGTGGCTCACGAGCAGTTTGAGGAACTCCGGCGACTCTTCATGAGCCGCGACCAGAGGAGAACCAGAGGACGCTCCAACACCCCTCGTCATAGGAGGACTTCGCGAGATCTGGGTTCCGTTTCTGCCGTAAGAACACACGGTGGGTCACGAACCGGGTCGCGAACCGGGTCGCGTTCTACAACACGGAGTCGCGAGCGTTTCGAACCCCACCATCATCGTAGTCATTTGAGAGCGGTGACTGGAAGGAGGGTAGACATTCCGATGTTCAATGGTGAAGACGCTTACGGGTGGCTCACCAAGGTTGAGAGATTTTTCCGCCTCAGCAGAATCGAGGAGGGAGAAAAAATCGAACTCGTGATGATTGCTATGGAGGAGCGAGCTCTGAGTTGGTTCCAATGGTGGGAGGAACAAGCTCCTGTGCGCGCTTGGGAACCCTTCAAGGAAGCTCTGATTCGTCGTTTCCAACCTGCTTTGGTTCAAAATCCCTTTGGACCTTTGCTTAGTGTAAAACAGAAGGGAAGCGTGATGGAATACAGGGAGAGCTTTGAGCTATTGGCAGCACCGATGAGGAATGCTGATAGAGAGGTGTTGAAAGGCGTTTTCCTGAACGGGTTGCAAGAAGAGATTAAGGCAGAGATGAAGTTGTATCCTGCAGAGGATTTGGCAGAGCTAATGGACAGAGCTCTTCTGTTGGAAGAGAAAAATCTGGCAGTAAAAGGGGGTAAAAGTAGAGAGGATGACAAAAGGGGATGGAAGGAAAAAGGGGGTGGGGGAGGGAGAAATCTCTCTAGTTATGGGGAAAACAGGGGAAGATTTCCTAGTACTGCAGTGGGCTACCAGGGTAAAGAAGGAGCTGGAAATCAGGATAATGAAGGGAAAAATCCTATGAACAAGGGGAATACTGGGAATCAGGTGCAGGAGGGAAAACCACCAGAGAGAAGATGGAATGGGGGGCAGAGACTTTCCCAATCTGAGTTGCAGGAGAGAAGCAGGAGGGGGTTGTGCTTTAAATGTGGGGAAAAATGGGGAAAAGAGCACATCTGTGCAAAGAAAAATTACCAGTTGATTTTGGTGGaagtagaagatgaagaagaagaagaagaggtgttTGAGGAAGCTGAAGATGGAGAATTTGTGCTGGAAGGCAAGGTCCTACAGCTGTCACTGAACAGTAAGGAAGGACTGACTTCAAACAGATCCTTCAAGGTGAAAGGAAGGATTAAAGACAGGGAAATTCTGATCCTT from Lotus japonicus ecotype B-129 chromosome 2, LjGifu_v1.2 includes:
- the LOC130739028 gene encoding cytochrome B5-like protein, encoding MILLVALALLLGGFLAVLLFKPKSGNKGKTQTTFNNTKASKSYSKTDVSLHNKRTDCWIIIKNKVYDVTSYVEEHPGGDAILAHAGDDSTEGFFGPQHATRVFDMIDDFYIGDLEQ